A window of Mesorhizobium shangrilense genomic DNA:
TCTTGCGGACGGCGTTCCGCGACACATGCAGTTCGCGGCAAATCCGCTTGAGCGACCATCCTTGCACATGGAATGCGCGCCGAACTCGGGCAATCGTATCCACCGACTTCATCCCCACACCATCCGCTCGCCACGACGAGCTGATGGTCGCAAATCAAAAGCATCAGGGGGGTCAAAATTGGACGCCGATTCCCCGGCTTATGGGGTCAATTTTGCACGCCGATTCACAACCAGGTGCCGATTCCACCGGGCTCATACCTGTCATCATGACGGTCGATGACGGACTCGAGGCTACTATTCCGCGAGACTGGTCCCAACGGAACCCGCCCGTATCGCACGACGACCGCGCAATTCGGAGACGCCATAGACGAGGCCTATCGCTGGTCGCCCCGTCCAATCTGCCACTGCCCACGCGCTGTCGTGTGGGAATATCGTAGTTGGAGTCAGAGTAGCTGAAGTCAGAGTAGCTGAACAAGAGGCAACTCTGCGTCGAAATGCAAGTTCGAGGTGCGAGCCGGCAATTCAAACCAGAAGTGATTCTTCCGTAAACTCAAGTGTATTGGTGACTGGCTCGCGAACCTCTCTAAACGGTACTGCGAGAACCGGTTAGACTTGTCGATGATCTTACTGCGCGCGGCCGAGAATCTGTGAAGGCGGCTTACAGGGGCGCGATCTCCTCAGAGGAAGTTCGGCGCAGTGAGCTGTCTGAAGATCACACTGCAACCCGTGAGTAGAGAGCCCATGACCTCGGAGACAGGGCAAATGGAGAAGCAATCAAGCGGGACTGGAGCTTAAGGTGCCGGTGAATCTTCCAGATTGAAGATAGCGCCGAATTCTGGGATCTATCCTTCGGTCTTCTATCGGGTAGGATCCACAAGATCGCATCTGCTCCTTCAAATTGATCACATGCCCCAGATATTTTAATGCGATCGGCGACGCAAAAGGTTCCCGATGCACCTGGGAGGTCACTCCGAAGGTCAGTCCGGTTAGGACATCGAGCCTTTTCCGGTAGGACGGGAACAGCATCGACTCGACGAGCGAGTCCCCTGAAAGGGTCTCAAACTCCATTATGAAGATGCAGTTTCCGAGGTAACTCACGAGTCCTGTGTACTTCGACAGATGCGGCACGGCTTCGGCGGAACCGGACGACCTCTCTATCGTCCGGCTCAATATCTTGCCTTGGCTTTCATAAATATGCGTCAGCGACCTCGTCACATATCCAGCGGTATACGGCACCAGAAAGTGCATGTGGTAGTAGCCCAAGAGCTGCCGCATTTTCTGCAGGTCGCCAGGAAACGCTCTGTCGATCATGCGGGCGACGGAATTGCGAAACGGCAGTTCATGGGGCGCGGGATTTGGATTGTGTACCTGCTTCGTGTTCAGCAGATCGTCGATGCGTATTCCCAGTCCGCGCGCGATGCGCTGAAGGTTATGGTTCGAAGGCCGCGATGTGCCGGCCAGATAGCGGGCGAATTGCTGGCGATTGAAGTCCATCGCCCGGCACGCTTCCGAGACGGACCGGTATCCTGAACAAAGAAGCCGCAAATTTTCCGCCAGAAAATCGCCCATCCACCCCACCTCGCTGTTTTGTGCAGCATAGCTGCAAGTAGCGCAAATTCAACGCATCTCGCTGCGTTGTCAGGCGAACAGGATCTCGGAATCATCAGCGAATACGCTCAAGAGCTGAGTGAGATACTTTTCAACAAGGAGAACTCGTCAGATGGCACATGCCCCGGCTTCATCGCTCTCACTAAGCCGACGGCGACTGCTGCAGTTTTCCGCGGCTGCCGGATTGACGAGCCTCTTCAAAACCAGCGCCTACGCTGAAGCCCCCAAACGCGGCGGGCGCATGATCCTCGGCTCGATGCACGGGTCGACGACCGATTCGACCGATCCGGCGCTGCTTACCAACGCCTTTCAATGGTACCTGGCCTTCGCATTCACCAGCACGCTGACCGAGATACTGCCGGACGGAACGATTGGTCCAGCACTGGCCGAAAGATGGGACAGCACCGACGCCAAGGTCTGGAAATTCAAGTTGCGTGACGGGGTTACCTTTCATGATGGACGACCGATGTCAGTCGCCGATGTCATCGCCTCGATCAATCACCACCGAGCGCCCGACTCGACATCTTTCGTCAAGCCGCTGGCCGACCAGATGGTCGACGTCAGCGGGGACGGCAAAAATGGCGTCGTAATATCGCTCAAGGCGGCGAATGCCGACCTCCCGGCCAACCTGAACACTCCCGCCTTCACCATCTACCCCGCGGCCGGTGAAAAGATCGACTGGCAATCGCGAAATGGGACGGGTGGCTACATATTGCGCGAATACGAGCCGGGAGTTCGGGCATATCTGGAGCGCAACCCGAGATACTGGCGAAACGACCGTGCCTTTGCCGACGAAGTCGAAATGCTTTGCATCGGCGACGCCACCGCTCGAATGAACGCGCTGGTCTCGGGTGAGGTTCATGCAGTGGACGAGGTGGATCTGAAAACCGTCGCCCTCCTGCAGAAGCAGCCGAACATCACTATCGATGAGACTCCTGGCCCACTGCAATATTCATTTCCGATGCGGACCGACGTCGCTCCTTTCGACAATGTCGATGTTCGCCTCGCATTGAAATATTCGATCAACCGGCAGGAGATGCTGGACAAAATTTTGCTGGGGCATGGGAGCCTCGGCAACGATACCCCGATTGGGCCTTCCTATACTTTTCACGCTAACATCGAGCAGATTGCCTATGACCCCGACAAGGCCAAGTTCCACCTGAAGAAGGCCGGCCTTCAGAAGCTGAGCGTCGACCTTCATACCGCCGAGGCAGCGTTCCCCGGTGCCACCGACGCGGCAGTCCTCTATGCCGAGCAGGCTCGCGCGTCCGGAATAGAAATCAACGTGGTGCGCGAACCGGACGATGGGTATTGGGACAACATCTGGCTGAAGAAGCCGTTCTGCGCGGCGTACTGGGATGGATTCCCGATGACCAGTGAGATGTTCGCGGTGGGTTACTCGCCTGGAGCAGCCTGGAACGACACGTACTGGACGAACCAACGCTTCGAATATCTCCGCGTTGCGGCAGCGGCCGAAATGGACGCGAACAAGCGCCGAGACATGTATACGGAGATGCAGAAGATCGTTCGGGACGACGGCGGAGCGCTGATATTTGCCTATGCGAGCTATGTCATGGCTCGCGGGCCATCGATCGGGCACGGGCCGTTATCAACGACCAATCGCTTCGACGGTGCTCGCATTGCGGAGCGCTGGTGGCTGGTATGAGCGCCGATCCATTCGTAGCTGACAAGCAACCTCACGATGGGTGCAGGAAGCTGGGCGGCTATGTTTCCTGCATGTCTTGTGCTCCCTTCAAAGGCTGTCCCAAGTGAGTTATGGCATCTACATAGGCAAGTCTCTGACGGCCGATGGGATCGCGTATCTGGGCGGATACGGCGATGAGCCTTCCAGCCACTGGCTTGAGATCCTGAAGCCAGAGGCTCATCAAAGCGGAACGCTCATCAAAGTCGGCGTCACGCCCGACGCTGATATGCCGGGTTTGATCACGGATATACCTCAGGTCAAGGAGACGGCTGGGCACATCCGCGTCAGCTATAGTTATTACAAGGGAACGCCAGCGCCCCTGACCAATGGGGGACTGAACGAATACGGAGTGGCGGTGCGGGATATCTGGTCTCCATCGAGGCCGGAACTCATCGCGATGACGCCCCAAAACCAGACCGGGCCCAACTACAGCGACCTCTCCCGCATCGTCCTGGAGAGGGCAAGAACGGCCCGAGAAGGGGTCGAACTGGTGGGCCATCTCATCGCCCAGCATGGCCACACCACCTATGGCGGCAATTCGCATATCATCGCGGACTCTGACGAGGCGTGGGTCGTCATTCAATTTGCAGGCGGACAGGGACTTTGGATCGCCGAGCGACTAGACGACCATAGCATTCGCGTTTCCAGGCCCGGCTATATTGGAGACGTGCCGGTCGGCGAGCCGTCAGGCCGCGATTATCTCTACTCCACCAATCTGATCAGCTTCGCAGTGTCGAGGGGCTGGTATGATCCGTCCCGCTCTCAACCCTTCAATGTGAACGCCGTTTATGGCGACGGCAAAGGCAGATGGGCAGGGGTGCTGTGGATGGAAGAAGAAATGGCCCGCCGCGCGGCGGGCTGGGAAAAGATCAAGATCCAGGATGTGATGTGGGCCGTTCGTACCGAAAGGCTGACTGGTGACGCCGCCGGATATGGTCAAGTCGTCCCTCTCGTCAGGACGGACCACAATCAGCTTCGCTTGCTTTGGCACACGCAAGTGGGGGCCGTCGCGGCGCCCTTCGTACCGGTTTTCATGGGCGTCACGAGCATACCCGAGGAATTCAGGATGCACCGCTATCTGACCGACCGGGAAGCAGCGCGCTGTTACGACACCCGCGAGATCAACCGGCGTAACGAGATCTCCGCGGTCCCGCAAGGTATAGAATCGACCAGATCCGCGACCCAGGTATTCAAGAGATTGCAAAACCTGATGTTTGCCAACAGCCAATCCTTCCTGCCCGAGGTCAAAGAGCTTTGGGAAGCCTATGAGACGGATCTGCTGCAAGCCAGCGCTCTTGTCATCGCGTCCGCGAGGGAGTTGTTGCGGGCCGACCGAACAGACTTGGCAGAACATTATCTGACCTATTTCAGTTGCAACGAGTTGGTGAAGGCGCTTGAGGTCGCAGAATCCCTCGCCAAGAGCCTGGAGGTCCGGACAAGATTCCTGTTCGGTATAAGCTCGGACGCCACTCCCGTCGGGCCTGCCCAGATATGGTAGGGCGTTGTCATACTCGGTCCCTTCAGTTCGATCTTTCCTCCCGGCGCGCGATGTTACGCCAGACATCAAAGCATGAGGACTGAACGGGTGTCGCGTCTTATGCGGTCAGTCCGGCAGCGTGCGTCCATGGCGAACGCCATGCATCCTGTAGCGAGCACGATTACGGAGCGATTGGGGCTGGGGTTCCTGACCCTCTTCATCGTCTCGCTCCTTATCTTTTCGGCCATCGAGTTTCTGCCGGGTGACTTCGCCAACACTACCCTCGGGCAGTCCGCGACGCCGCAAACGGTCGCCGCTTTCCAACGGGAGATCGGCCTCGATAGACCTGCCCCGCAACGCTATGTCGAATGGATCGGCGCCGCGCTGCGGGGCGACTTCGGCGCGTCGTTTTCTTCTCGACCGGGTAGTGAGAGGCTGGTGGTCGACATTATCGGGCCGCGGCTGCGCAATACAGTGTTTTTGGCCGTGATTACGGCCCTGGTCGCCGTGCCGTTGGCGCTCGCCCTAGGGATCGCGGCAGCTTTGTACCGGAACAGCTGGTTCGACCGTTTCGTCAACGCCGTGACGCTGACCACGATCTCGGTACCGGAATTCTTTGTCGCTTACATTCTGATGCTGCTGCTGGTGATCAAAATCCCGCTCTTTCAGTCTCTGTCCAATGTCAGGCCAGACA
This region includes:
- a CDS encoding ABC transporter permease, with product MHPVASTITERLGLGFLTLFIVSLLIFSAIEFLPGDFANTTLGQSATPQTVAAFQREIGLDRPAPQRYVEWIGAALRGDFGASFSSRPGSERLVVDIIGPRLRNTVFLAVITALVAVPLALALGIAAALYRNSWFDRFVNAVTLTTISVPEFFVAYILMLLLVIKIPLFQSLSNVRPDMGVLESLPHIALPVMTLTLVIVAHMMRMTRAAIIGLLANTYIEMAQLKGLSPARIVIAHALPNAWAPIANVIAFNLAYLVVGMVIVEVVFVYPGIGRALIDAVRARDIPVVQACTLIFAATYILLNLVADIISIATNPRLLHPR
- a CDS encoding ABC transporter substrate-binding protein, which codes for MAHAPASSLSLSRRRLLQFSAAAGLTSLFKTSAYAEAPKRGGRMILGSMHGSTTDSTDPALLTNAFQWYLAFAFTSTLTEILPDGTIGPALAERWDSTDAKVWKFKLRDGVTFHDGRPMSVADVIASINHHRAPDSTSFVKPLADQMVDVSGDGKNGVVISLKAANADLPANLNTPAFTIYPAAGEKIDWQSRNGTGGYILREYEPGVRAYLERNPRYWRNDRAFADEVEMLCIGDATARMNALVSGEVHAVDEVDLKTVALLQKQPNITIDETPGPLQYSFPMRTDVAPFDNVDVRLALKYSINRQEMLDKILLGHGSLGNDTPIGPSYTFHANIEQIAYDPDKAKFHLKKAGLQKLSVDLHTAEAAFPGATDAAVLYAEQARASGIEINVVREPDDGYWDNIWLKKPFCAAYWDGFPMTSEMFAVGYSPGAAWNDTYWTNQRFEYLRVAAAAEMDANKRRDMYTEMQKIVRDDGGALIFAYASYVMARGPSIGHGPLSTTNRFDGARIAERWWLV
- a CDS encoding C69 family dipeptidase; its protein translation is MSYGIYIGKSLTADGIAYLGGYGDEPSSHWLEILKPEAHQSGTLIKVGVTPDADMPGLITDIPQVKETAGHIRVSYSYYKGTPAPLTNGGLNEYGVAVRDIWSPSRPELIAMTPQNQTGPNYSDLSRIVLERARTAREGVELVGHLIAQHGHTTYGGNSHIIADSDEAWVVIQFAGGQGLWIAERLDDHSIRVSRPGYIGDVPVGEPSGRDYLYSTNLISFAVSRGWYDPSRSQPFNVNAVYGDGKGRWAGVLWMEEEMARRAAGWEKIKIQDVMWAVRTERLTGDAAGYGQVVPLVRTDHNQLRLLWHTQVGAVAAPFVPVFMGVTSIPEEFRMHRYLTDREAARCYDTREINRRNEISAVPQGIESTRSATQVFKRLQNLMFANSQSFLPEVKELWEAYETDLLQASALVIASARELLRADRTDLAEHYLTYFSCNELVKALEVAESLAKSLEVRTRFLFGISSDATPVGPAQIW
- a CDS encoding helix-turn-helix domain-containing protein translates to MGDFLAENLRLLCSGYRSVSEACRAMDFNRQQFARYLAGTSRPSNHNLQRIARGLGIRIDDLLNTKQVHNPNPAPHELPFRNSVARMIDRAFPGDLQKMRQLLGYYHMHFLVPYTAGYVTRSLTHIYESQGKILSRTIERSSGSAEAVPHLSKYTGLVSYLGNCIFIMEFETLSGDSLVESMLFPSYRKRLDVLTGLTFGVTSQVHREPFASPIALKYLGHVINLKEQMRSCGSYPIEDRRIDPRIRRYLQSGRFTGTLSSSPA